In a genomic window of Urocitellus parryii isolate mUroPar1 chromosome 2, mUroPar1.hap1, whole genome shotgun sequence:
- the LOC113187780 gene encoding sperm motility kinase 2B-like, producing the protein MQSQNIQRLSSCTKKVVKDHYEFLGVIGHGGFSLIKLARHHLTGAEVAVKVVCKNEKNMPVLSEPNIMRSLDHPNIIRLFQIIETQRNIYIIMEYADGGKLLHHIPPGGMQEEKARRFFKQVVSAVDYCHDKGIVHRDLKPENVVVDARGNIKLIDFGLSTWFTSGPNRRHVWGTLSHLAPEVVLRQAHEGPHVDIWSLGVMLYFLLTGTRPFVGRTTEDLLSQIVLGTFNIPDRVPVEARQLIHQILTLNPRKRPTCKQILQHPWLTQGEQYVPQHFTEALTEPPDPEIMTILCDLGFDPYKTWVSLATRKFNTAMATYLILKHQKSQGPGCMFQGKPVPPRVKPHPCLTDLSHFTGITKRNPSEPVLPTFPMPQLPEEAKQAGKKAMRSASLPALHLHFLTTRTTVPDVPTQSDSGQQHAKRKHWKWVVRGIGSCVRKLCCCIPCVSNKVAPM; encoded by the coding sequence ATGCAGAGTCAGAACATTCAGAGGCTCAGCTCCTGCACGAAGAAAGTGGTCAAGGATCACTATGAATTTCTAGGGGTCATTGGGCATGGCGGATTTAGCCTGATAAAACTGGCTCGACATCACCTCACTGGGGCAGAAGTGGCAGTCAAAGTGGTGTGCAAAAATGAGAAGAATATGCCGGTACTCTCAGAACCAAATATTATGAGGAGCCTAGATCATCCGAATATCATTCGATTGTTTCAGATCATTGAAACTCAGAGAAATATCTACATAATAATGGAATACGCAGATGGGGGGAAGTTACTTCACCATATTCCACCAGGTGGCATGCAGGAGGAAAAGGCCCGCAGATTTTTCAAACAGGTGGTGAGTGCCGTGGACTACTGCCATGACAAGGGAATTGTGCACCGAGACCTTAAGCCAGAGAATGTCGTGGTAGATGCCAGAGGCAACATAAAACTTATTGACTTTGGCCTCAGCACCTGGTTTACCTCTGGCCCAAATCGCAGGCATGTCTGGGGCACTCTCTCACATCTTGCCCCCGAAGTGGTCCTGAGGCAAGCACATGAGGGCCCCCATGTGGACATCTGGAGCCTGGGCGTTATGCTATATTTTTTGTTGACTGGGACCCGCCCTTTTGTGGGGCGCACCACTGAGGATTTACTGAGTCAGATCGTGTTAGGAACATTCAACATCCCTGACCGTGTTCCAGTGGAGGCGCGTCAACTTATCCATCAAATACTGACCCTGAACCCCAGGAAGCGGCCCACATGCAAGCAAATTCTTCAGCACCCATGGCTGACACAGGGTGAGCAGTATGTACCCCAGCATTTTACTGAGGCACTCACCGAACCCCCAGACCCAGAAATCATGACCATTCTCTGTGATCTGGGTTTTGATCCTTATAAGACCTGGGTGTCTCTGGCCACTAGGAAATTCAATACAGCCATGGCGACATACCTTATATTAAAGCACCAGAAAAGCCAGGGTCCAGGCTGCATGTTCCAGGGGAAGCCTGTGCCTCCAAGGGTTAAGCCTCACCCATGCCTCACGGATCTTTCCCATTTCACTGGCATCACCAAAAGGAATCCTAGCGAGCCTGTGCTTCCCACCTTCCCCAtgcctcagctgcctgaggaGGCCAAACAGGCAGGGAAAAAGGCTATGAGAAGTGCCAGCCTTCCGGCCCTTCATCTCCACTTCCTGACTACAAGGACCACGGTGCCTGATGTACCCACCCAGTCTGACTCTGGGCAACAGCATGCCAAGAGGAAGCACTGGAAGTGGGTGGTTAGGGGAATTGGTTCTTGTGTCCGAAAACTGTGCTGTTGTATACCATGTGTCAGCAATAAGGTGGCTCCAATGTAA